In a genomic window of Malaclemys terrapin pileata isolate rMalTer1 chromosome 17, rMalTer1.hap1, whole genome shotgun sequence:
- the CRB2 gene encoding protein crumbs homolog 2 isoform X2, whose protein sequence is MLNECFETRLDGTYQWSCLEEFEAAGTSGSETASSCSSFPCENGGSCEDLEGSYRCLCPQQPVAYMGTNCEFLYSVCAMDKCPPNWICRETAGLLDYECICRPGFTGTECSVNINECESNPCKGPHFECVDSANGYICRCQTGPNGEGCRTELSVCSSHPCQNNGTCIEGAGIYTCSCQPGHTGAHCEDNIDECASSPCQNGAICLDRVNEYNCFCVPGFQGNRCEIDINECASRPCKNNGTCLNEMDHYLCKCVPGYAGVNCDAEIDECDSDPCQNGGTCTDHIGFYTCACAPGYEGIQCEVDINECASQPCINGGICHDLVDSYQCDCSDTGFEGEHCELDILECASQPCLNNATCLEGVKNYSCACWPGYTGQRCEEDVDECAADPCHNGGVCFERSNQTYYGTRHDFPSKFSYSQAAGFLCWCQTGFSGENCSVNIDECESQPCQNGGCCTDLVNGFLCHCLPGYAGVECAVNIDECKDGPCENGATCKDAIADYFCYCAPSQEGIIWGGKNCSVELTGCQMHACQNEALCIPTYQAETHGHLCQCQPGFYDAKCSTPTTFSFSSRGYIFIDMPMSNNRSRRDVAGDYLATVSLRFRTTLPDVILFYRGNEAEYLFLELSDGMLHVGLRRDDAESSLPLKGLRVDDGQWHKAEVLLQDSLQLKLWHKACDTGVCLQDFPTRDGVASLSPAFLKTYIGGVDRDSTANNTRSRGSFIGCLEDLQIDYQAILPSDILHHESSPVELGCNRTEWCHSQPCSQRGLCVDLWATFRCDCTRPYEGQTCSHEYPAGTFGLEDSSSFASFTIADNPGANFNVSFFIRTLKPSGLVLQISNGTDPCLTVYLKRGQLQIATSSANAVTFSENLADGRRYLVTLTFQGGRVHASHSDRDVELGQLAVLPLVAGFEVYVGGLPHQDQVSTWGGYFKGCLQDFQLNNHRMEFFPTQAENYSLPRKVYVGQTTNLAPGCISDDTCKSGPCHNGGTCTITWNDFSCSCPANFTGKTCEERIWCASDPCPKATSCVDVPAGYVCLANATFHGNAAIEFTTNASVTRALNSLHLDFKTRDQDAILLWATEEVDSLQIAIQNSTLLVDIRSGNSIEGVSFLSQTPITDGSWHRVSLSMEEPSVMSSRWLVHLDGSVNVTLQGNAGNLDFLKNNVLIVLAENFTGCLGHVNIGGVYLPFTGQLSYPQPEQFLQSSRGHVQLGCTGADVCASSPCLNAGTCEDLFNSFRCACRAGWEGPLCESNIDDCKSSPCVHGDCVDSVADFQCDCFRGYIGKKCNINVDDCMRHQCLNGGTCVDGVYSYSCKCPAQYSGPRCEWPFPPQQCGKNFTCLNGGKCTSGTWGANCTCKPGFTGRNCQININECDPNPCQNGGTCQDSVNKYQCVCSASYTGERCDIDKGTPGAFFPFPLIEVAAPVACGCLLLLIIGLIFMILTARKRRQSEGTYSPSQQEVAGARLEMDSVLKVPPEERLI, encoded by the exons ATGTTAAATGAGTGTTTTGAGACCAGGTTGGATGGTACTTATCAGTGGAGCTGTCTGGAGGAGTTTGAAGCTGCAG GAACATCAGGCTCTGAAACTGCCAGCAGCTGTTCATCATTCCCCTGTGAGAACGGGGGAAGCTGTGAGGATTTGGAGGGGAGCTACAGGTGCCTCTGCCCCCAGCAACCAGTGGCATACATGGGCACAAACTGTGAATTCCTCTACTCTGTGTGCGCTATGGACAAATGTCCCCCAAATTGGATATGCCGTGAAACTGCGGGACTCCTGGATTATGAATGCATCTGTAGGCCTGGCTTCACAGGTACTGAGTGTAGTGTTAATATTAATGAGTGTGAGAGCAACCCTTGTAAAGGGCCTCATTTTGAATGTGTAGATAGTGCAAATGGATACATCTGCCGATGCCAAACGGGACCAAATGGAGAAGGCTGCCGCACTGAACTATCTGTGTGCTCTAGCCATCCCTGCCAAAATAACGGGACCTGCATCGAGGGTGCCGGGATATATACCTGCAGCTGCCAACCTGGTCACACTGGGGCCCACTGTGAAGATAACATCGACGAGTGCGCCTCCAGCCCATGTCAGAATGGAGCCATCTGCCTAGACAGGGTGAATGAGTATAACTGTTTCTGTGTGCCTGGGTTCCAAGGAAACCGCTGTGAAATAGACATCAACGAGTGTGCATCCCGGCCCTGTAAAAACAATGGCACCTGCCTGAATGAGATGGATCACTATTTGTGCAAGTGTGTCCCCGGCTATGCAG GTGTAAACTGTGATGCTGAAATAGATGAATGTGACTCAGACCCTTGCCAGAATGGGGGCACGTGCACTgaccacattgggttctacaccTGCGCTTGTGCACCAGGTTATGAGGGAATCCAGTGTGAGGTGGACATCAATGAATGTGCAAGCCAACCATGTATCAACGGAGGGATATGTCATGACCTTGTTGACAG CTACCAGTGTGATTGCAGTGACACAGGCTTTGAAGGGGAGCACTGTGAGCTGGATATCCTGGAGTGCGCCTCCCAGCCCTGTTTGAACAATGCTACCTGTCTGGAGGGTGTCAAGAATTACAGCTGTGCCTGCTGGCCAG GTTACACAGGGCAGCGCTGTGAGGAAGATGTGGACGAGTGTGCTGCAGACCCTTGTCACAATGGAGGCGTGTGCTTTGAGCGCTCCAACCAAACCTACTATGGGACACGACACGACTTCCCCAGCAAGTTCAGCTATAGTCAAGCTGCAGGTTTCCTCTGCTGGTGCCAGACTGGTTTTTCAG GGGAGAACTGCTCTGTTAACATTGATGAATGTGAGTCTCAGCCGTGTCAGAACGGAGGGTGCTGCACCGATCTGGTTAACGGCTTCCTTTGCCATTGTCTACCGGGATACGCAG GTGTGGAATGTGCTGTCAACATCGACGAGTGCAAGGATGGCCCCTGCGAGAATGGGGCTACCTGTAAGGATGCCATTGCTGACTACTTTTGCTACTGTGCCCCTAGTCAGGAAGGCATCATATGGGGAGGGAAGAACTGCTCTGTTGAGCTTACTGGGTGCCAGATGCATGCTTGCCAAAACGAGGCCTTGTGCATCCCAACATACCAAGCTGAGACCCATGGACACCTTTGCCAGTGCCAGCCTGGTTTCTACGATGCCAAATGCTCAACGCCAACAACGTTTTCCTTCAGTTCCCGAGGGTATATCTTCATTGACATGCCCATGAGTAATAATCGGAgcaggagggatgtggcaggggacTACCTGGCCACGGTGTCTCTCCGGTTCCGAACCACCTTGCCTGATGTCATCCTCTTCTATCGGGGCAATGAAGCAGAATACCTGTTCCTGGAGCTCTCTGATGGCATGCTGCATGTGGGGCTAAGGAGAGACGATGCTGAATCCTCTTTGCCCTTGAAGGGGCTGAGGGTTGATGATGGCCAGTGGCACAAAGCTGAGGTTCTTCTGCAGGACTCTCTACAGTTAAAGCTCTGGCATAAAGCTTGCGACACAGGAGTCTGCCTGCAGGACTTTCCTACTAGAGACGGGGTCGCTTCTCTCTCACCTGCCTTCCTAAAAACTTACATCGGGGGAGTTGATAGAGACTCGACAGCTAACAATACACGGAGCCGTGGGAGTTTCATTGGCTGCCTGGAGGACCTGCAGATTGATTATCAGGCTATTCTTCCCTCGGATATACTCCACCACGAATCCTCCCCAGTGGAGCTGGGCTGCAACAGGACTGAATGGTGCCACTCCCAGCCCTGTTCTCAGAGAGGCCTGTGTGTAGACCTCTGGGCAACCTTTAGGTGTGACTGCACTAGGCCTTACGAAGGCCAAACCTGTTCACATG aGTACCCAGCAGGAACATTTGGCTTGGAGGATTCTTCCAGCTTTGCTTCCTTCACAATTGCTGATAATCCTGGTGCAAACTTCAACGTCTCCTTTTTTATCCGTACTCTGAAGCCAAGTGGCCTAGTGCTGCAAATCAGCAATGGGACTGACCCCTGCCTCACTGTGTATCTGAAGAGGGGCCAGCTCCAGATAGCAACATCATCTGCAAATGCTGTGACTTTCTCAGAAAACCTGGCTGATGGGAGGAGGTATCTGGTAACTCTCACCTTCCAAGGAGGAAGAGTTCATGCCAGCCATTCAGACAGAGATGTGGAGCTAGGGCAGCTGGCAGTGCTGCCTCTTGTAGCTGGTTTTGAGGTGTATGTCGGTGGACTTCCTCACCAAGACCAGGTGAGCACCTGGGGAGGATATTTTAAAGGCTGTCTTCAAGATTTCCAGCTCAACAACCACCGAATGGAGTTCTTTCCTACTCAGGCTGAGAACTACAGTCTGCCACGAAAGGTGTACGTGGGACAAACAACTAACCTCGCACCGGGCTGCATCTCTGATGACACCTGCAAG TCTGGGCCATGTCACAATGGTGGCACGTGCACTATCACCTGGaatgacttcagttgcagttgtcCAGCAAATTTCACTGGGAAAACCTGTGAGGAGAGAATCTGGTGTGCAAGTGACCCTTGTCCCAAAGCCACTTCCTGCGTGGATGTTCCAGCAGGATATGTAT GTCTGGCTAATGCAACATTTCATGGCAATGCTGCCATTGAATTCACCACCAATGCTTCAGTCACCAGAGCTCTCAACAGCCTCCACCTAGACTTCAAAACCAGGGACCAAGACGCCATTTTGCTCTGGGCTACTGAAGAAGTGGACTCCCTCCAAATTGCCATTCAGAACTCCACTCTGCTTGTGGATATTAGAAGTGGGAATAGCATTGAAGGGGTCAGTTTCTTGAGTCAGACACCCATCACGGATGGCTCCTGGCACAGAGTCTCTCTGTCTATGGAAGAGCCGTCTGTGATGTCTTCAAGGTGGCTAGTTCATTTGGATGGTTCTGTGAACGTGACTCTCCAGGGGAATGCTGGGAACCTGGACTTCTTAAAGAACAACGTGCTGATTGTACTAGCTGAGAACTTCACAGGCTGCCTTGGACATGTGAACATAGGGGGAGTATATCTGCCGTTCACTGGCCAACTCTCTTACCCTCAGCCAGAACAGTTTCTGCAGTCTAGCAGGGGACACGTCCAGCTGGGCTGCACTGGGGCTGATGTGTGCGCTTCGAGCCCTTGTCTCAATGCGGGCACTTGTGAGGACTTGTTTAACTCCTTCCGGTGCGCCTGCAGGGCCGGATGGGAGGGGCCTCTGTGCGAGTCTAACATAGACGACTGCAAGTCCAGCCCGTGTGTCCATGGGGACTGCGTGGACTCAGTGGCAGATTTTCAGTGCGACTGTTTCCGGGGCTACATTGGGAAGAAGTGTAACATCAATGTGGATGATTGCATGCGACACCAGTGCTTAAATGGAGGGACCTGTGTTGATGGGGTTTACAGCTACTCCTGCAAGTGCCCAGCTCAGTACTCAGGGCCTCGCTGCGA ATGGCCGTTTCCACCTCAACAGTGCGGCAAAAACTTCACCTGTCTGAATGGAGGCAAATGTACCAGTGGGACATGGGGAGCCAACTGCACCTGCAAGCCGGGCTTCACCGGAAGGAA CTGTCAAATTAACATCAATGAGTGTGATCCAAATCCGTGCCAGAATGGAGGGACATGCCAGGACTCTGTGAACAAGTACCAGTGTGTGTGCAGTGCCAGCTACACCGGAGAGCGCTGTGATATTGAT